The Fusobacterium perfoetens ATCC 29250 genome includes a window with the following:
- a CDS encoding sigma-54 interaction domain-containing protein gives MEDIIKEKLISNGFLAKYNFSKIIYKSDLMKECIEKAKIYSKSDNTILITGESGTGKELLAQSIHNNSSRKNFPFIAINCAAIPENLFESELFGYEKGAFTGALSSGKKGLLEKANNGTVFLDEIGDMPISFQAKLLRAIEEKQIMRIAGKENININVRFISATSKNLFKEMNEDKFRIDLFYRLNVLPLSVPPLRKRIEDITPLFKTFIGDKNIKIPENIQNALNNHYWKGNIRELRNVAEYWLLMRDTNSPLPEYLNFKKENFDDEIKLKILKYIKIIGNNIGQNKIFNFLKNDNLTIYKFKQILSELAKENYIKIEVGRKGCSLTEKGLNLINEE, from the coding sequence ATGGAAGATATTATAAAAGAAAAATTGATTTCTAATGGTTTTCTAGCAAAATATAATTTTTCAAAAATAATTTATAAATCTGACCTTATGAAAGAATGTATTGAAAAAGCTAAGATTTACTCTAAAAGTGATAATACTATATTGATAACGGGAGAAAGTGGAACAGGAAAAGAATTATTAGCTCAATCAATTCATAACAATTCTTCTAGAAAAAATTTCCCATTTATTGCTATTAATTGTGCTGCTATACCTGAAAATTTATTTGAAAGTGAATTATTTGGATATGAAAAAGGAGCTTTTACAGGAGCTTTATCTTCTGGAAAAAAAGGACTTCTTGAAAAAGCTAATAATGGAACTGTATTTTTAGATGAAATTGGAGATATGCCTATATCATTCCAAGCAAAATTATTACGGGCTATAGAGGAAAAACAAATTATGAGAATAGCTGGAAAAGAAAATATTAATATTAATGTAAGATTTATTTCAGCTACTAGTAAAAATTTATTTAAAGAAATGAATGAGGATAAATTTAGAATAGATTTATTTTATAGATTAAATGTTTTACCTTTAAGTGTTCCTCCTTTAAGAAAAAGAATAGAAGATATTACTCCTCTTTTTAAAACATTTATAGGAGATAAAAATATAAAAATTCCTGAAAATATTCAAAACGCTCTTAATAATCATTATTGGAAAGGAAATATAAGAGAATTAAGAAATGTAGCTGAATATTGGTTACTTATGAGAGATACTAATTCCCCACTTCCAGAATATCTTAACTTTAAAAAGGAAAATTTTGATGATGAAATTAAACTAAAAATTTTAAAATATATAAAAATAATTGGAAATAATATAGGACAAAATAAAATATTTAATTTTTTAAAAAATGATAATCTAACAATCTATAAATTTAAACAGATATTATCTGAATTGGCAAAAGAAAATTATATTAAAATAGAAGTTGGTAGAAAAGGATGTTCTTTAACTGAAAAAGGTTTAAATTTAATAAATGAAGAGTAA
- a CDS encoding gamma-glutamyl-gamma-aminobutyrate hydrolase family protein — MKPLIGITTFDEMKDGIKGMYSIVHKRYADSVILAGGIPVLIPLNENIDGIKELVNRLDGIILTGGNEYIQPHLYGRNSTREITEINPIRDLVELEVLKEAYEQNKTVLGICRGMQLINTFFKGDLYLNVYNEVENVECHMANSTQKYYLYHDVNLVKNSYLEKILNKDKIGVNTFHTQAVRNLGKDLKISAISNDKIIEAIEHKNNNIFAVQWHPEALTEKYNDHLEIFKFFVKRCGANEN; from the coding sequence ATGAAACCTTTAATTGGAATAACTACTTTTGATGAAATGAAAGATGGGATAAAAGGTATGTACTCTATAGTACATAAAAGATATGCTGATTCTGTTATTCTTGCTGGAGGTATTCCAGTACTAATTCCTTTAAATGAAAATATAGATGGAATTAAAGAATTAGTTAACAGATTAGATGGAATTATTTTAACTGGTGGTAATGAATATATTCAGCCACATCTATATGGAAGAAACTCTACAAGAGAAATCACAGAAATTAATCCTATAAGGGATTTAGTTGAACTAGAAGTTTTAAAAGAGGCTTATGAACAAAATAAAACTGTATTAGGTATTTGTAGAGGAATGCAACTTATAAATACTTTCTTTAAAGGAGACCTTTATCTAAATGTCTACAATGAAGTTGAAAATGTAGAATGTCATATGGCAAATAGTACTCAAAAATATTATCTTTATCATGATGTTAATTTAGTTAAAAATAGTTATTTAGAAAAAATATTAAATAAAGATAAAATAGGAGTTAATACTTTCCATACACAAGCTGTTAGAAATTTAGGAAAAGATTTAAAAATTTCTGCCATTTCTAATGATAAAATAATAGAGGCTATTGAACATAAAAATAATAATATTTTTGCTGTTCAATGGCATCCTGAAGCTTTAACTGAAAAATACAATGACCATTTAGAAATATTTAAATTCTTTGTAAAGAGATGTGGTGCCAATGAAAATTAA
- a CDS encoding M20 metallopeptidase family protein, translated as MKINDLEIRDGLKEEIINFRRYLHQNPELSNFEFNTTKVLKEELEKLGLEIVERKNKTGIVGIFKNPNNSENCKTILIRADIDALPMEELTNCPYKSQTKNVMHSCGHDGHTAALLGAIKIILDNKDKINGNIKFLFQHSEELGSGAKEWVDEGVLSNPNVDAVLGYHVMPIPEGKIGIKENEMCAASTVFEILIKGVGGHGAYPHKNINPIFIGTDIIQKVPGMIINKFDALDSLVINFCTFNGGTKDNIVPESVRLSGTIRSLKNSVGKKAVEMLEKLSKNIAEIYDGEATVNILANIPAVENDSSLNKIIEISAKNILGENSVIFLQNASMGSEDFGHLKQKNIEGAYFYIGYYNEDKKYTISNHNPQFDFDDSILFPLSLVTVETVINYFNRGDK; from the coding sequence ATGAAAATTAATGATTTAGAAATTAGAGATGGTTTAAAAGAAGAAATTATAAATTTTAGAAGATATTTACATCAAAATCCTGAATTAAGTAATTTTGAATTCAATACTACTAAAGTATTAAAAGAAGAATTAGAAAAACTTGGTTTAGAAATTGTTGAAAGAAAGAATAAAACAGGAATTGTTGGAATATTTAAAAATCCTAATAATTCTGAAAATTGTAAAACTATCTTAATAAGAGCTGATATAGATGCTCTTCCAATGGAGGAATTGACAAATTGTCCTTATAAATCTCAAACTAAAAATGTTATGCACTCTTGTGGACATGATGGACATACAGCAGCTTTATTAGGAGCAATCAAAATTATTTTAGACAATAAAGATAAGATAAATGGAAATATAAAATTTTTATTCCAACATTCAGAAGAATTAGGTAGTGGAGCAAAAGAATGGGTTGATGAAGGAGTTCTTTCAAATCCAAATGTTGACGCTGTTTTAGGATACCATGTTATGCCTATTCCAGAAGGAAAAATAGGAATAAAAGAAAATGAAATGTGTGCTGCTTCCACTGTATTTGAAATATTAATTAAAGGAGTAGGAGGACATGGAGCTTATCCTCATAAAAATATCAATCCCATTTTTATAGGAACTGATATAATTCAAAAAGTCCCTGGAATGATAATTAATAAATTTGATGCTTTAGACTCATTAGTTATTAACTTCTGTACTTTTAATGGAGGAACAAAAGATAATATAGTTCCTGAAAGTGTAAGACTTTCTGGTACAATAAGAAGTTTAAAAAATTCTGTTGGAAAAAAAGCTGTAGAGATGTTAGAGAAACTTTCTAAAAATATAGCTGAAATCTATGATGGAGAAGCTACTGTAAATATACTAGCCAATATTCCAGCTGTTGAAAATGATAGTAGTTTAAATAAAATTATAGAAATTTCAGCAAAAAATATTTTAGGGGAAAATTCTGTAATTTTTCTCCAAAATGCTTCTATGGGCTCAGAAGATTTTGGACATTTAAAACAAAAAAATATAGAAGGAGCTTATTTCTATATTGGTTATTACAATGAAGATAAAAAATATACAATAAGTAACCATAATCCACAATTTGATTTTGATGATAGTATTTTATTTCCACTATCATTAGTTACTGTAGAAACTGTTATAAATTATTTTAATAGAGGTGATAAATAA
- a CDS encoding MFS transporter produces the protein MSKKLSKNWITLLILALAGGLVFKIPYLKYSYYDALIEALQIDDIQLGVLTSSFGIASMVCYFPGGWVADKFKAKNLLCFSFIAQGLLGLIYSTFPNYNIVLLIHIAYGAVVCLTYWSVAIKAVRLLATGEDIGKMFGFWEGGKQISGLIISYTALAIFARFDVERIGMTWILIIYSSILISIGILLLFLLKNVESTEKSAISLKDMFTISKEPKAWIFGLMVFTAYHFHIGMNLITPYLTRLFNVSSTKASGISMFMLYVVGFFGAAVAGTLVDKFKSTLKVVTYMLVLAVLSLVLYLIVPVNINFTFIIITLWGLAQFSNFAIRGVYFSSLGEIGVPKERTGLFIGFASFIGFIPDTYFHMLTGFFLGKYPGQFGFKLCFIYMLVMTVLCLLVVSYLKNKYKIEN, from the coding sequence ATGAGTAAAAAACTTTCTAAAAACTGGATAACATTACTTATTCTAGCATTAGCTGGTGGTTTAGTATTTAAAATTCCTTATTTAAAATACTCTTATTATGATGCTTTAATTGAAGCATTACAAATAGATGATATTCAATTAGGTGTCTTAACAAGTTCTTTTGGTATAGCCTCAATGGTTTGTTATTTTCCTGGAGGTTGGGTAGCAGATAAATTCAAAGCTAAAAATCTACTTTGTTTTTCTTTTATAGCACAAGGTCTCTTAGGTTTAATTTATTCTACTTTTCCTAATTATAATATAGTTTTATTAATACATATAGCTTATGGAGCTGTTGTTTGTTTAACTTATTGGTCTGTTGCTATAAAAGCTGTTCGTTTACTAGCTACTGGTGAAGATATTGGAAAAATGTTTGGCTTCTGGGAAGGTGGAAAACAAATTTCTGGTCTAATTATTTCTTATACAGCTTTGGCTATTTTTGCTAGATTTGATGTTGAAAGAATTGGTATGACTTGGATTTTAATAATTTATTCTTCAATATTAATTTCTATAGGAATTTTATTACTATTCCTATTAAAAAATGTTGAAAGTACAGAAAAATCTGCTATTTCTTTAAAAGATATGTTTACTATTTCTAAAGAACCTAAAGCTTGGATTTTTGGTTTAATGGTTTTCACAGCTTATCACTTCCATATTGGAATGAACTTAATAACTCCATATTTAACAAGATTATTTAATGTAAGTTCTACTAAAGCTTCTGGAATATCTATGTTTATGCTTTATGTAGTTGGATTCTTTGGAGCTGCTGTAGCTGGTACACTAGTTGATAAATTTAAATCAACTTTAAAAGTTGTTACTTATATGCTTGTTCTTGCTGTATTATCTCTTGTTTTATATTTGATAGTTCCAGTTAATATAAACTTTACTTTCATAATCATAACTTTATGGGGACTAGCTCAATTCTCAAACTTTGCCATCAGAGGAGTTTATTTCTCTTCATTAGGTGAAATTGGAGTTCCTAAAGAAAGAACTGGATTATTTATTGGATTTGCTTCTTTCATTGGATTTATCCCTGATACATATTTCCATATGTTAACAGGTTTCTTCTTAGGAAAATATCCTGGACAATTTGGATTTAAATTATGTTTCATCTATATGTTAGTAATGACTGTTTTATGTCTATTAGTAGTTTCTTACTTAAAAAATAAATATAAAATTGAAAACTAA
- a CDS encoding threonine/serine ThrE exporter family protein: MDKEFEYRVLNLAGDIGENLLKNGSEVYRVENSVCTIANYFGFFPQCFATLTCIIITFENSQGEIISLVRRVKNRGTNLDKIYKISSLIKNIKNYNIESFETTLKNIIEEKPNNFIINTLGFCLGSSFFSILFLGKIEDFIASLISGFIVAIFSKLSDKLILGSFFTNLLCGFIATTSACFFQYIGFISETSITIISTLMILVPGVAFINSMRDIFSGDLVTGISRLLEVVMIGTSIAIGSGIALKLFLH; this comes from the coding sequence ATGGATAAAGAATTTGAATATAGAGTCCTTAATTTAGCAGGAGATATAGGTGAAAATCTTTTAAAAAATGGTTCTGAGGTATATAGAGTAGAAAATAGTGTTTGTACTATTGCCAATTATTTTGGTTTTTTTCCTCAATGTTTTGCTACTTTAACTTGTATAATTATAACTTTTGAAAATTCTCAAGGAGAGATTATCTCTTTAGTAAGAAGAGTAAAAAATAGAGGTACTAATTTAGATAAAATTTATAAAATCTCCTCTTTGATTAAGAATATTAAAAATTATAATATCGAAAGTTTTGAAACAACTTTAAAAAACATAATAGAAGAAAAGCCAAATAATTTTATTATTAATACACTAGGCTTTTGTTTAGGAAGTAGTTTTTTTTCTATACTTTTTTTGGGTAAAATTGAAGATTTTATAGCTTCTTTAATTTCAGGATTTATAGTGGCTATTTTTTCAAAATTATCTGATAAATTAATATTAGGTTCCTTTTTTACTAATTTATTGTGTGGATTTATAGCTACAACATCAGCTTGTTTTTTTCAATATATAGGTTTTATTTCTGAAACTTCTATCACTATTATCTCTACTCTTATGATACTAGTTCCTGGAGTAGCTTTTATTAATTCTATGAGAGATATTTTTTCTGGAGACTTAGTAACTGGAATTTCTAGACTTTTAGAAGTAGTTATGATAGGAACATCTATTGCTATTGGGTCTGGAATTGCCTTAAAACTTTTTTTACATTAG
- a CDS encoding threonine/serine exporter family protein, with amino-acid sequence MDVYFNNCFIQVIAAIITTIGFGIIFNIKGKNLFHTGIAGGISWAIFLLGKYFYLSDGPTYFLATLCLSIYSEIMARKLKTPVTTLLIAALIPLAPGGGIYYMMYNIIEKNYLIAFEKGMSTFIIAGAMSIGIFTATNIMRIVKTYSKIL; translated from the coding sequence ATGGATGTATATTTTAATAATTGTTTTATCCAAGTAATTGCTGCTATTATAACAACTATTGGTTTTGGAATAATATTTAATATAAAAGGAAAAAATCTTTTTCATACTGGAATAGCAGGTGGAATAAGTTGGGCTATCTTTCTTTTGGGAAAATATTTTTATTTATCTGATGGTCCAACTTATTTTTTAGCAACTCTTTGCTTATCCATATACTCAGAAATAATGGCTAGAAAATTAAAAACACCTGTAACAACTTTACTTATAGCTGCTCTTATTCCTTTAGCTCCTGGAGGAGGAATTTATTATATGATGTATAATATAATTGAAAAAAATTATCTCATAGCTTTTGAAAAGGGCATGAGTACTTTTATTATTGCTGGAGCTATGTCTATTGGAATTTTTACTGCTACTAATATTATGAGGATAGTAAAAACTTATTCTAAAATACTATAA
- a CDS encoding MgtC/SapB family protein, with translation MNDSFNLVLLNKEIIIRILVAIIIGGMIGYERGVHNRPAGFRTHILVCLGACIVSMVQDQLRVNIINFALIYPEVSQVMKTDLGRIGAQVVSGIGFLGAGTIMREKGTIGGLTTAASIWATGCLGLGIGWGFYSLALPAGIAIIVVLVTLKQIETSLINKRYTVDLEVIFNENECINSNVAEIYNTLREMNIKIKNIKKIEEEKMFTCSLIVPKQFDTFELMSNISHKSYINSVNIK, from the coding sequence ATGAATGATTCATTTAATTTAGTATTATTAAATAAAGAAATAATTATTAGAATACTAGTAGCTATCATAATTGGTGGAATGATTGGTTATGAAAGAGGTGTTCATAATAGACCAGCAGGATTTAGAACACATATCCTTGTGTGTTTAGGAGCTTGTATTGTTTCTATGGTTCAAGACCAATTAAGAGTTAATATTATAAATTTTGCTTTGATTTATCCAGAAGTTTCTCAAGTAATGAAGACAGATTTAGGACGAATAGGTGCTCAAGTAGTTAGTGGAATAGGTTTTTTAGGTGCAGGAACTATAATGAGAGAAAAAGGAACAATAGGAGGACTTACTACAGCAGCTTCAATTTGGGCAACAGGATGTTTAGGTCTTGGAATTGGTTGGGGATTTTATTCCCTAGCTTTACCAGCAGGGATAGCTATTATAGTTGTTTTAGTAACATTAAAGCAAATCGAAACATCTCTTATTAATAAAAGATATACTGTTGATTTAGAAGTAATCTTTAATGAAAATGAATGTATAAATTCAAATGTGGCAGAGATTTATAATACTTTGAGAGAGATGAATATAAAAATAAAAAATATAAAGAAAATAGAAGAAGAAAAAATGTTCACTTGTTCTTTAATCGTACCAAAGCAATTTGATACATTTGAGTTAATGTCAAATATCTCTCATAAAAGTTACATCAATAGTGTAAATATAAAATAG
- a CDS encoding glycerophosphodiester phosphodiesterase has protein sequence MTKNFAHRGFSGCYPENTMLAFEKAVEVGADGIELDVQLTKDGEVVIIHDETIDRTTDGKGTVVSFTYEELQKFDASFKFRGQMGFNKIPTLREYFELVKDTNIITNIELKTGINEYFGIEEKVWELIKEYKLEEKVIISSFNHYSILRMKKIAPSLKCGLLSETWIVDAGKYTENLGIECYHPHFANMTKDIVKEIKSHGIEINTWTVNKEEDMRDLIEKGIDIIIGNYPDLAKKIINEYK, from the coding sequence ATGACAAAAAACTTTGCTCACAGAGGATTTAGTGGATGTTATCCTGAAAATACTATGCTTGCTTTTGAAAAAGCTGTAGAAGTAGGGGCTGATGGAATTGAATTAGATGTTCAACTTACTAAAGATGGAGAAGTAGTAATTATTCATGATGAAACTATTGACCGTACTACTGATGGAAAAGGAACTGTAGTTTCTTTTACTTATGAGGAATTACAAAAATTTGATGCTTCTTTTAAATTTAGAGGTCAAATGGGATTTAATAAAATACCAACTTTAAGAGAATATTTTGAACTTGTAAAAGATACTAATATTATTACAAATATTGAATTAAAAACAGGAATTAACGAATATTTTGGAATCGAAGAAAAAGTTTGGGAATTAATTAAAGAATATAAATTAGAAGAAAAAGTTATAATCTCTAGTTTCAATCATTATTCTATATTAAGAATGAAAAAAATAGCTCCTTCATTAAAATGTGGATTATTAAGTGAAACATGGATTGTTGATGCTGGTAAATATACTGAAAATTTAGGTATTGAATGTTATCATCCTCATTTTGCTAATATGACTAAAGATATAGTAAAAGAAATTAAATCTCATGGAATTGAAATAAATACTTGGACTGTTAATAAAGAAGAGGATATGAGAGATTTAATTGAAAAAGGTATTGATATTATTATAGGAAATTATCCTGATTTAGCAAAAAAAATCATAAACGAATATAAATAA
- a CDS encoding alanine/glycine:cation symporter family protein has translation MEQLEQILLIANKWLWGRWLVFVLLGLAMLYTFTNNFIQIRYFKFIIKKTLIDSFKARNEEKGNGSISSFKAMMVTLAGNVGGGNVVGIATAIATGGMGAVFWMWFAAFFGMALKYGEIVLSQMYRGKDSEGNLLSGPMYYIRDGLKAPWLGVVIAVLMCTKMMGANLVQSNTISGILKANYNIPTVVTGACLICLLMAITLGGLKRVANIATSLVPTMSIFYIVVGLLVIILNIQAVPSVFAKIFSEAFSFEAVAGGTGGYVMTRALQYGITRGMYSNEAGEGTAPFAHGSAIVEHPCEEGIAGVTEVFVDTIIICTITALVVGVTDMYQSGVSATVMAIESFGTIWMPLKHIATFALLIFCFTTLMGQWFNAAKSFTYAFGPHITAKVKYIFPFLCIVGATTKIDLVWTIQDLAMGLVIIPNLIALIILFPQVREKTKEYFSDPKFYPGAKK, from the coding sequence ATGGAACAATTAGAACAAATTTTACTTATTGCTAATAAGTGGTTATGGGGAAGATGGCTTGTATTTGTACTTTTAGGACTTGCTATGTTATATACTTTTACTAATAATTTTATTCAAATCAGATATTTTAAATTTATTATTAAAAAGACTTTGATTGACTCTTTCAAAGCTAGAAATGAAGAAAAAGGAAATGGTTCTATCTCTTCTTTTAAAGCTATGATGGTTACTTTAGCTGGTAATGTTGGTGGAGGAAACGTAGTTGGTATAGCTACAGCTATAGCTACTGGAGGAATGGGAGCTGTATTTTGGATGTGGTTTGCTGCTTTCTTTGGAATGGCTTTAAAATATGGAGAGATTGTTCTTTCTCAAATGTATCGTGGAAAAGACTCTGAAGGAAATCTTTTAAGTGGACCTATGTATTATATTAGAGATGGTTTAAAAGCTCCATGGTTAGGAGTAGTAATTGCTGTTTTAATGTGTACTAAAATGATGGGAGCTAACCTTGTTCAATCTAATACAATTTCTGGTATCTTAAAAGCTAATTATAATATACCTACTGTAGTTACAGGAGCTTGTTTAATTTGTTTATTAATGGCTATCACTCTTGGAGGATTAAAAAGAGTAGCTAATATTGCTACATCTTTAGTTCCTACTATGTCAATTTTCTATATAGTTGTTGGTTTATTAGTAATAATATTAAATATCCAAGCTGTTCCTTCTGTATTTGCTAAAATATTCTCTGAAGCTTTCTCTTTTGAAGCTGTAGCTGGTGGAACAGGTGGTTATGTAATGACTAGAGCTTTACAATATGGAATTACTCGTGGAATGTATTCTAACGAAGCTGGAGAAGGTACAGCTCCTTTTGCCCATGGTTCAGCTATTGTTGAACACCCTTGTGAAGAAGGAATTGCTGGAGTTACAGAAGTTTTTGTTGATACTATCATTATTTGTACAATAACAGCTTTAGTTGTTGGTGTTACTGATATGTATCAAAGTGGTGTTAGTGCTACTGTTATGGCTATTGAGTCTTTTGGAACTATCTGGATGCCACTAAAACATATAGCTACTTTTGCTCTATTAATTTTCTGTTTCACAACTTTAATGGGACAATGGTTTAATGCTGCTAAAAGTTTCACTTACGCTTTTGGACCTCATATCACAGCTAAAGTTAAATATATATTCCCATTCTTATGTATAGTTGGAGCTACTACTAAAATAGATTTAGTATGGACAATTCAAGATTTAGCTATGGGACTTGTTATTATCCCTAACTTAATAGCTTTAATTATACTATTCCCTCAAGTTAGAGAAAAAACTAAAGAATATTTCTCTGACCCTAAATTCTATCCAGGAGCAAAAAAATAA
- a CDS encoding exo-alpha-sialidase — protein MKKLTLLTLFCALATGVMAGDGWNEKMEIYKADKPGQNEGNYYRIPALTSTSQGTLIAVGDHRPNGWNDIGLQDGIGFAVKVSHDGGNTWSEEQLLIPDKEVNRPNGSHKLGISDPAIVHDPNSGNTFLFGYQNDKWIGDKTGDFDFIMYTSKDGGKTWDKGQSMKDLLPNGYKFMLQGPGSGMTYNGTIYMPVQAWHHDTDKPDKKTCTSGYIYSEDGGKTWKASGMLRPENYPEGEAGKPDVTSESNIFHHNGKIYLAAKAETGRENKKRVVYCTSDNGKTWERVEENFIPDDIAQCESNTLALDDQVYLVSYTKDKPQRRHGLFITTNTGKTIQIAEGKVDGYTSMTQDLDNLYILFEESGGMSLKRYDISSKEYANLNAQILDRGTNLVEVQDKLLSKQYISGVYTNQSESGTEAVVELNNFKLGAFYRNTKENSDDVYRTIPYNLKETTLVLSQDNAFMQGDNIFMGYQAGKIEYSNKSKNDLNSFVMGYTFNREMENNNTYTLALNGIYSNNKVKRNHEEGVGRTADFDSYSISMKNQLSKEISFTDMSNLKLTAGLNTTFFGHDEFEENGGIKTIDGGKWNNAKIEESQNISNEVYVKATLGQKVKLTDKSNVKFALDLGWKKELMNVDDWRDDFTVLDVEKEFSTPVKRHEGGVGTATVSATFDLVDKVEVGVGYSIETDGESTATGKITYKL, from the coding sequence ATGAAAAAACTAACACTACTTACATTATTTTGTGCTTTAGCAACTGGAGTTATGGCTGGAGATGGATGGAATGAAAAAATGGAAATTTATAAAGCTGATAAACCAGGGCAAAATGAAGGAAACTACTATAGAATACCAGCTTTAACTTCAACTTCACAAGGAACTTTAATAGCTGTTGGAGACCATAGACCAAATGGATGGAATGATATAGGTCTTCAAGATGGAATAGGGTTTGCTGTAAAAGTATCTCATGATGGGGGAAATACTTGGTCAGAAGAGCAATTGTTAATACCTGATAAAGAAGTTAATAGACCAAATGGAAGTCATAAATTAGGAATATCTGACCCTGCTATTGTTCATGACCCAAATTCAGGAAATACTTTTTTATTTGGATATCAAAACGATAAATGGATAGGGGATAAAACAGGAGACTTTGATTTTATTATGTATACTTCAAAAGATGGAGGAAAAACATGGGATAAAGGTCAAAGTATGAAAGATTTATTACCTAATGGATATAAATTTATGTTACAAGGACCAGGAAGTGGAATGACATATAATGGAACTATTTATATGCCTGTTCAAGCTTGGCATCACGATACAGATAAACCAGATAAGAAAACTTGTACTTCGGGATATATTTATAGTGAAGATGGAGGAAAAACATGGAAAGCTTCAGGAATGTTAAGACCAGAAAACTATCCTGAAGGTGAAGCAGGAAAACCAGATGTTACAAGTGAATCAAATATTTTCCATCATAATGGAAAAATATATCTTGCTGCAAAAGCAGAAACAGGTAGGGAAAATAAAAAAAGAGTAGTTTATTGTACATCAGATAATGGAAAAACTTGGGAAAGAGTAGAGGAAAATTTTATCCCAGATGATATAGCCCAATGTGAAAGTAATACTTTAGCTTTAGATGACCAAGTATATTTAGTAAGTTATACAAAAGATAAACCACAAAGAAGACATGGATTATTTATTACAACAAATACAGGAAAAACAATTCAAATAGCTGAAGGAAAAGTAGATGGTTATACATCTATGACTCAAGATTTAGATAATTTATATATTTTATTTGAAGAAAGTGGTGGAATGTCACTAAAGAGATATGATATTTCTTCAAAAGAATATGCCAACCTTAATGCTCAAATTTTAGATAGAGGAACAAATCTTGTTGAAGTTCAAGATAAATTACTTTCTAAACAATATATAAGTGGTGTATATACAAATCAAAGTGAAAGTGGAACAGAGGCAGTAGTAGAATTAAACAATTTTAAATTAGGAGCTTTCTATAGAAATACAAAAGAAAATAGTGATGATGTATATAGAACAATCCCATACAATTTAAAAGAAACAACATTAGTTTTATCTCAAGATAACGCATTTATGCAAGGAGATAATATTTTTATGGGATATCAAGCTGGAAAAATAGAGTATTCAAATAAAAGTAAAAATGATTTAAATTCATTTGTAATGGGATATACATTTAATAGAGAAATGGAAAACAACAATACATATACATTAGCTTTAAATGGTATATATAGTAATAATAAAGTTAAAAGAAACCATGAAGAAGGAGTTGGAAGAACAGCAGACTTTGATTCATATAGTATTAGTATGAAAAACCAATTATCAAAAGAGATATCTTTTACAGATATGAGTAATTTAAAATTAACAGCTGGATTAAATACAACTTTCTTTGGACATGATGAATTTGAAGAAAATGGTGGAATAAAAACTATTGATGGTGGAAAATGGAATAATGCTAAAATAGAGGAAAGTCAAAATATTTCCAATGAAGTTTATGTAAAAGCTACATTAGGTCAAAAAGTAAAATTAACAGATAAATCAAATGTTAAATTTGCTTTAGATTTAGGATGGAAAAAAGAATTAATGAATGTTGATGACTGGAGAGATGATTTTACAGTATTAGATGTAGAAAAAGAATTTTCTACACCAGTAAAAAGACATGAAGGTGGAGTAGGTACAGCTACAGTATCAGCAACATTTGATTTAGTAGATAAAGTAGAGGTTGGAGTAGGATATTCAATAGAAACTGATGGAGAATCAACAGCTACAGGAAAAATAACTTATAAATTATAA